In the Leptolyngbya sp. FACHB-261 genome, one interval contains:
- a CDS encoding Mini-ribonuclease 3 has product MGDAVFELYTRQILIFPPCRIQDYHRQVVAHVRAESQALSLKRLEAHLTETEQEWVRRGRNAATNAPRRLDPATYQQASGLETLIGYLYLTDPERLRQLLAVLGSE; this is encoded by the coding sequence TTGGGTGATGCTGTTTTTGAGCTTTACACCCGTCAGATCTTGATTTTTCCCCCCTGCCGAATTCAGGATTACCATAGGCAGGTGGTGGCTCATGTCCGAGCCGAGAGTCAAGCTTTGAGCTTAAAACGTTTAGAGGCCCACCTGACAGAAACCGAGCAGGAATGGGTGCGTCGGGGACGTAATGCCGCTACCAATGCGCCTCGCAGGCTAGATCCTGCTACTTACCAACAGGCGAGCGGTTTAGAAACCCTGATTGGCTATCTCTATCTCACTGACCCCGAACGACTACGCCAGCTTCTGGCCGTTCTGGGTTCCGAATAA
- a CDS encoding STAS domain-containing protein gives MSLRGTHDVRDNCQIFRLAGLLDAFSEPVFRKTIGKYVDDGPKHIILDLSAIDFVDSSGLGVLVQMAKKAQNAKGSLQIISNPRVTQTVKLVRLEQFLALQPSVEEALKNVPKD, from the coding sequence GTGAGTTTGAGAGGCACCCATGACGTTAGGGATAATTGCCAAATTTTTCGCCTCGCAGGCTTACTAGACGCGTTCTCTGAGCCTGTTTTTCGGAAGACTATTGGCAAATATGTGGATGATGGCCCTAAGCACATCATCCTTGACCTTTCAGCTATTGATTTCGTAGATAGCTCTGGTTTGGGCGTCCTGGTGCAAATGGCGAAGAAAGCCCAAAATGCAAAAGGATCGCTACAAATTATTAGTAACCCACGTGTTACTCAAACCGTAAAGCTGGTTCGCCTAGAACAATTCTTGGCACTTCAACCCTCGGTTGAGGAAGCCTTGAAGAACGTGCCAAAGGACTGA
- the rlmB gene encoding 23S rRNA (guanosine(2251)-2'-O)-methyltransferase RlmB, translating into MPARDSQKRPQKAHPQKPQLRRAAESDRPRRRDRDGNSEAGSNASQDRRFRREASGSSGDRSFRREASGSSGDRSFRREAGGSSGSSASGERKRLPNPAKPLPPRKNNADAAGERSQSQGQSQGQSQGQSQNGYAKRSPIRKDGQPKRERTQGRRQGESQDRREPRERRDFNRAPRPQASFRPNQDERAAEPQEAAGDNLEAELIYGRHSVIAALEAQRPLNRLWIVPHLRYDHRFLGLLDQAKAAGTVIDEVEPRRLNQITSNATHQGIAAQVSAHEYLELADLIERAKAASNSPVIIAADGITDPHNLGAILRTAEAIGAQGLVIPQRRAAGITATVAKVAAGALEHLSVARVVNLNRALEELKSAGFWIYGTASESGQPIHQVKFAPAAVLVIGAEGEGLNLLTQRSCDELVSIPLHGKTPSLNASVAAGMALYEIYRQRWTQTLSLGSLKKAAT; encoded by the coding sequence ATGCCTGCTCGCGATTCTCAAAAACGTCCTCAAAAAGCTCATCCTCAAAAGCCTCAACTGCGTAGAGCGGCTGAGAGTGATAGACCCCGTCGCCGCGATCGGGATGGCAATTCTGAAGCTGGGTCCAATGCTAGTCAGGACCGGCGTTTTCGCCGTGAGGCTAGCGGTTCCTCAGGAGACCGTAGTTTCCGCCGCGAGGCCAGTGGTTCCTCGGGAGACCGTAGTTTTCGTCGTGAGGCTGGCGGTTCATCAGGTTCGTCTGCATCCGGAGAGCGCAAGCGTCTCCCCAACCCAGCTAAGCCCCTACCGCCTCGCAAGAACAATGCTGATGCGGCAGGGGAGAGGAGCCAGTCGCAGGGCCAATCACAGGGCCAGTCGCAGGGCCAGTCGCAGAACGGCTACGCCAAGCGCTCACCTATCCGCAAAGATGGGCAGCCCAAACGTGAACGCACTCAGGGTCGGCGGCAAGGTGAGTCACAAGACCGGCGCGAGCCGCGGGAACGTCGTGACTTCAACCGTGCCCCCCGCCCCCAAGCCTCTTTTAGACCCAATCAGGACGAGAGAGCGGCGGAACCACAGGAAGCGGCTGGGGACAACCTAGAAGCAGAACTGATCTACGGCAGGCATTCAGTGATAGCGGCGTTAGAAGCGCAACGGCCCTTGAACCGGCTCTGGATTGTGCCGCACTTACGTTATGACCACCGCTTCCTCGGTCTGCTAGATCAAGCTAAAGCAGCAGGCACAGTCATTGATGAAGTAGAACCGCGTCGCCTCAACCAAATCACCAGCAATGCCACGCACCAGGGCATCGCCGCTCAAGTCTCTGCACATGAGTATTTGGAACTGGCCGACTTGATTGAAAGAGCCAAAGCGGCCTCCAACTCGCCGGTGATCATTGCCGCAGATGGCATTACTGATCCCCATAACTTGGGAGCGATCCTACGCACGGCAGAGGCAATTGGTGCTCAGGGATTGGTGATCCCTCAACGTCGAGCTGCTGGGATCACGGCCACAGTAGCCAAAGTTGCAGCAGGCGCCCTGGAGCATTTGAGCGTTGCACGCGTGGTGAATCTGAATCGCGCTCTAGAAGAGCTGAAGAGTGCTGGCTTCTGGATCTACGGTACGGCCTCGGAGTCGGGGCAACCCATTCATCAGGTGAAGTTTGCTCCCGCTGCCGTGCTCGTGATTGGGGCAGAAGGCGAGGGGCTAAATTTATTGACACAGCGCTCCTGCGATGAGTTAGTGTCGATTCCTTTACACGGCAAGACCCCTAGCCTCAATGCCTCTGTCGCTGCGGGTATGGCACTGTACGAAATTTACCGCCAAAGGTGGACCCAAACCCTTTCACTAGGCAGTTTGAAAAAGGCAGCAACCTGA
- a CDS encoding DUF1816 domain-containing protein: protein MAMLDVVKGVFTNFVTGFKRGRGSAWWAEISTAEPRCTYYFGPFQNEAEAESARPGYIEDLESEGAQGIKVVVKRCDPTVLTVFDEELEPAERSVSKRSFSSQF, encoded by the coding sequence ATGGCAATGCTCGACGTTGTTAAGGGTGTGTTCACGAACTTCGTGACTGGTTTTAAACGTGGTCGCGGTAGCGCTTGGTGGGCGGAGATTTCGACAGCTGAGCCCCGTTGCACCTACTACTTTGGCCCCTTCCAGAACGAGGCTGAGGCTGAGTCAGCCCGTCCTGGTTACATCGAAGATCTAGAAAGTGAAGGGGCACAGGGCATCAAGGTAGTCGTCAAACGCTGCGATCCAACTGTGCTGACTGTGTTTGATGAAGAGCTAGAACCAGCTGAGCGCTCCGTATCCAAGCGGAGCTTCAGCAGTCAGTTCTAG
- a CDS encoding alpha/beta fold hydrolase — protein MTSVPLPLHAHTAGQGFPILCLHGHPGNGRSMSVFTEHLSRRFWTLAPDLRGYGRSRTEDAFSMTDHLPDLEHLLDRHQIQRCLVLGWSLGGILAMELALRLGDRVSGLILVATAARPRGNHPPVSWQDEAFTGVASILNRIYPAWDWNIETFGKRSLYRYLIQQHNAHAYRRLAFEALEAYLTTSRPAIAALSQALQQRYSRLDDLPSLRVPALVLAGAEDRHITAASSEETAQALPNAEWHCYPNVAHLFPWEIPEQVLRDIDDWLVRHPQVSQASIMGME, from the coding sequence ATGACTTCAGTTCCCCTCCCACTGCACGCTCACACCGCTGGTCAGGGCTTTCCTATCCTTTGCTTGCACGGTCACCCTGGTAATGGACGCAGCATGAGTGTCTTCACCGAACACCTGTCTCGCCGCTTCTGGACTCTAGCGCCCGACCTCCGCGGCTATGGCCGTTCACGTACGGAGGATGCGTTCAGCATGACCGATCACCTTCCGGACCTAGAGCACCTGCTAGATCGCCATCAGATTCAGCGTTGTTTAGTGCTGGGCTGGTCTCTGGGCGGCATCTTGGCTATGGAGCTAGCGCTGCGACTCGGCGACCGGGTGAGTGGCCTAATTCTGGTAGCGACTGCTGCGCGACCTCGCGGGAACCACCCGCCGGTCAGCTGGCAGGATGAAGCTTTTACTGGCGTTGCTTCGATTCTCAACCGGATCTATCCGGCTTGGGACTGGAACATTGAAACCTTCGGCAAGCGGTCGCTGTACCGCTATCTAATCCAGCAGCATAATGCTCACGCCTACCGGCGCTTGGCCTTTGAAGCGTTGGAAGCCTATCTGACCACTTCACGCCCCGCAATTGCAGCTCTGTCGCAGGCCCTGCAGCAAAGATACAGCCGCTTAGACGACCTGCCTTCTCTTCGGGTGCCAGCTCTGGTTCTCGCGGGTGCTGAAGACCGTCACATTACGGCTGCTTCCAGTGAGGAAACGGCACAAGCCCTACCCAATGCTGAATGGCACTGCTACCCAAACGTCGCTCACCTCTTTCCCTGGGAAATCCCAGAGCAGGTGCTTAGAGACATTGACGACTGGCTGGTCAGACACCCACAGGTCAGCCAGGCATCAATAATGGGGATGGAGTAA
- a CDS encoding AAA family ATPase, with amino-acid sequence MSFREEFALLLRARYPVIYIPSREEERVEATIAEIAQESGNRAVYTWDFVDGYQGNPTDAGFGRRNPLQALELVEKLPATAPGIFILRDFHRFLEDVAVGRKLRNLTRLLQSQPKNVVILSPQLNIPDDLSEVLTVLEFPLPNGAEIRAEVERLLGSMGRTLEARAMDDLVRSCQGLSQGRVRRVLGRAIALHGELRPEDVDLILEEKRQTIRQTQILDFYPATEEISDIGGLDNLKDWLLRRGNAFSDRARSYGLPHPRGLLLVGIQGTGKSLTAKAIAHHWHLPLLRLDVGRLFAGLVGESESRTRQMIQLSEALAPCVLWIDEIDKAFAGSDGRGDSGTTSRVFGTFITWMAEKKSPVFVVATANNIGALPPEMLRKGRFDEIFFVGLPSTEERREIFRVHLNRLRPHNVRAYDLERLAYETPDFSGAEIEQTIIEAMHLGFSQNRDFTTDDVLESASQVVPLARTAQEQIQLLQDWAAAGKARLASRYNALSDRLQRRFTGPD; translated from the coding sequence ATGAGCTTTCGCGAAGAATTTGCCCTACTGCTGCGTGCCCGCTATCCGGTTATCTACATTCCCTCGCGCGAAGAAGAGCGGGTAGAGGCAACTATCGCTGAAATTGCTCAGGAGAGCGGCAACCGGGCGGTCTACACCTGGGACTTTGTGGACGGTTACCAGGGCAACCCCACAGATGCTGGCTTTGGCCGACGCAATCCTTTGCAAGCCCTGGAACTCGTAGAAAAGTTACCGGCTACAGCACCGGGGATCTTTATCCTGCGAGATTTTCATCGCTTTTTAGAAGATGTCGCTGTGGGGCGTAAGCTGCGCAACTTGACCCGGTTACTTCAATCGCAGCCTAAGAATGTAGTAATCCTCTCACCTCAGCTCAACATTCCGGACGATCTCAGTGAGGTGCTGACTGTCCTGGAATTTCCTTTGCCCAATGGCGCTGAAATTCGAGCTGAGGTCGAGCGTTTGCTGGGCAGCATGGGCAGAACTTTGGAAGCCCGTGCTATGGACGACTTGGTGCGCTCTTGTCAGGGGCTTTCTCAGGGACGCGTCCGACGGGTATTAGGCCGAGCTATTGCCCTGCATGGCGAACTGCGGCCTGAAGACGTAGATCTGATTTTGGAGGAAAAGCGCCAGACCATTCGTCAAACGCAAATCCTCGACTTTTACCCTGCCACTGAAGAGATCTCAGACATTGGCGGGTTGGACAACCTCAAAGACTGGCTGTTGCGCCGAGGCAACGCCTTCTCTGACCGGGCACGCAGTTATGGTCTCCCTCATCCGCGAGGGCTGCTACTGGTTGGCATTCAAGGCACAGGTAAGTCCCTCACTGCCAAAGCCATTGCCCATCACTGGCATCTGCCCCTCCTACGCTTGGATGTAGGGCGCCTGTTTGCGGGGCTGGTAGGCGAATCTGAGTCTCGAACCCGTCAGATGATTCAGTTGTCTGAGGCGCTAGCTCCCTGTGTTCTCTGGATCGACGAAATTGATAAAGCCTTTGCTGGCAGCGATGGCCGTGGTGACTCCGGCACCACTTCTCGGGTCTTCGGTACGTTTATTACTTGGATGGCAGAGAAAAAGTCTCCTGTGTTTGTGGTTGCAACGGCCAACAACATTGGCGCCCTACCACCCGAAATGCTGCGCAAAGGCCGCTTTGACGAGATCTTTTTCGTCGGTTTGCCCAGCACTGAGGAACGACGAGAAATCTTCCGGGTGCACCTCAACCGCCTGCGGCCCCATAACGTTCGCGCTTATGATCTGGAGCGCCTAGCCTACGAAACGCCGGACTTTTCGGGAGCTGAGATCGAGCAGACAATCATCGAAGCCATGCACCTGGGCTTCAGCCAGAACCGCGACTTCACTACTGACGATGTTTTAGAGTCCGCCAGTCAAGTTGTACCTCTCGCTCGTACCGCCCAAGAACAGATTCAACTGCTTCAAGATTGGGCCGCTGCAGGCAAAGCTCGACTTGCCTCTCGCTACAATGCCCTTTCCGACCGACTCCAGCGTCGCTTTACTGGGCCAGACTAA